One Pocillopora verrucosa isolate sample1 chromosome 10, ASM3666991v2, whole genome shotgun sequence genomic window carries:
- the LOC131791121 gene encoding methionine--tRNA ligase, cytoplasmic-like, which yields MKLYSDPGNPSLLRILAAKNLADVSMTIQYITNEDRTKFNLQGSSKLPVLETDDGNLLHSPNSICRYLLDLNRSSDVASDPYGKAIVDQWVEWESTSLQPVIFNYLVKSIGQGRDCSGHVDDLVNLLRHADEALASKKYFSGSHLGLADVIIWGSLHPLFMEGTKYSDPGISNLKRWHNLLMSQELFLKTEFEVAGGKEVSSFKDALLAMLDAQEQLAKSSPSSQRDQEGDSATEEGTVAKVLSREEIADAFEHWNNGSKNHPKTRRLVDPILPIEGERNILITSALPYVNNVPHLGNIIGCVLSADVYARFCRLRQYNTLYICGTDEYGTATETKALEEGLTPQQICDKYFKIHKEVYEWFQIKFDFFGRTTTKQQTEIAQDIFWRLQKQDHLVEDTLEQLQCVECKRFLADRFVEGTCPFCNYEGARGDQCDSCGKLINAIELKKPRCKVCGGTSKVRSSKHLFLNLTKLESSLKTWIDKSSSEGTWTPNSRQITQGWVKEGLKPRCITRDLKWGTPVPLEGYTDKVFYVWFDAPIGYLSITANYTNEWEKWWKNPQQVTLHQFMAKDNVPFHTVVFPCTLIGADDNYSLLNSISATEYLNYEDDKFSKSRGVGVFGDDAADTGIPADVWRFYLVFVRPESQDSAFSWSDFVARNNTELLNNFGNFINRALMFVQNNFDGSIPAMELTDDDKKFIALINKELKTYIDNLEKIRLREGLKDVLNISKLGNQYIQSNQPWVLVKGNESERSRAGTVIGITANLSWLLSVLVHPFMPGVSEEIQRQLQVTDEGNVVLDNFIPYLETGHKIGTPKPLFHKIDASVADQFRAKYGGNKQKQPASHNKPKDATKGKEEGKK from the exons atAGGACGAAATTCAACCTTCAAGGAAGTAGCAAG CTTCCAGTGCTGGAGACTGACGATGGAAATTTGCTACACAGTCCAAACAGTATTTGCAG GTACCTCCTTGACCTCAACAGAAGCTCAGATGTAGCTTCCGACCCTTATGGGAAAGCAATTGTTGATCAGTGGGTGGAGTGGGAGAGCACGTCTTTGCAG CCTGTTATCTTCAATTATCTTGTAAAGTCCATTGGCCAGGGAAGGGATTGCAGTGGCCATGTTGACGATCTGGTAAATCTCCTAAGACATGCAGATGAAGCTCTTGCTTCCAAGAAGTACTTTTCTGGG AGTCACCTGGGGCTAGCTGATGTCATCATTTGGGGTTCTCTGCACCCTCTCTTCATGGAGGGCACAAAATATTCAG ATCCAGGCATCTCAAACTTAAAAAGGTGGCACAACCTGCTCATGTCTCAGGAGCTTTTCCTCAAAACTGAATTTGAGGTTGCAGGAGGAAAAGAAGTTTCTTCCTTTAAG GATGCTTTGTTGGCAATGCTTGACGCTCAAGAGCAGTTAGCAAAAA GTTCCCCATCATCCCAACGAGATCAAGAGGGTGATTCTGCCACAGAGGAG ggaaCTGTTGCCAAAGTTTTGTCGAGGGAAGAGATTGCTGACGCTTTTGAGCATTGGAACAATGGAAGCAAAAACCATCCGAAAACCCGCCGGCTTGTGGATCCTAT TCTTCCCATCGAAGGAGAAAGAAATATTCTGATCACCAGTGCCTTGCCCTACGTAAATAATGTGCCTCATTTGGGGAATATCATTGGGTGTGTCCTCAGTGCAGATGTATATGCCAG GTTTTGCCGCCTTCGTCAGTACAACACACTTTACATCTGTGGGACGGATGAATACGGCACAGCCACAGAAACCAAG GCGTTAGAGGAAGGTCTTACACCCCAACAAATATGTGACAAGTACTTCAAGATTCACAAAGAAGTCTACGAATGGTTTCAGATCAAGTTTGACTTCTTTGGAAGGACAACTACTAAGCAACAGACTGA AATCGCCCAAGACATTTTCTGGCGACTCCAAAAGCAAGATCACCTAGTTGAGGACACTCTGGAACAACTTCAGTGCGTGGAATGCAAAAG GTTTCTTGCTGACCGTTTTGTTGAGGGTACATGTCCCTTCTGCAACTATGAG GGTGCTAGAGGAGATCAGTGTGATTCCTGCGGAAAGCTTATTAACGCTATCGAGCTTAAG AAACCTCGATGCAAGGTTTGTGGAGGAACATCAAAAGTGAGAAGCAGCAAGCACTTGTTTTTGAATTTGACCAAG TTGGAATCGTCCTTGAAGACCTGGATCGACAAATCTTCTTCTGAAG GAACGTGGACACCAAATTCTCGCCAGATAACTCAGGGTTGGGTGAAGGAGGGCCTTAAGCCACGATGTATCACACGCGACTTAAAATGGGGAACCCCAGTTCCTTTGGAAGGATACACAGATAAGGTCTTCTACGTGTGGTTTGATGCACCAATAGG gtaCCTTTCGATCACAGCAAACTACACGAACGAGTGGGAGAAATGGTGGAAAAACCCTCAACAA GTCACTCTTCATCAGTTCATGGCAAAGGATAATGTCCCTTTCCACACTGTTGTGTTCCCGtgcactctgattggtgcaGACGACAACTACAGTCTTTTGAATTCCATCAGCGCAACAG AATACCTCAATTACGAAGATGATAAGTTCTCCAAGAGTCGTGGAGTGGGGGTGTTTGGTGACGATGCAGCCGACACAGGCATACCAGCAGATGTGTGGAGATTCTATCTGGTTTTCGTCAGGCCCGAGAGCCAG GATAGTGCTTTCAGTTGGTCGGATTTCGTTGCACGCAACAACACTGAATTGCTCAACAACTTTGGCAACTTCATCAACCG tgcCTTGATGTTTGTCCAGAACAACTTTGATGGTTCTATACCAGCCATGGAATTGACAGACGATGACAAGAAGTTCATCGCACTTATCAACAAAGAGTTGAAGACGTATATCGATAATCTTGAGAAAATTAG GCTTCGAGAAGGTTTAAAAGACGTGCTGAACATATCTAAGCTTGGTAATCAGTACATACAGTCCAACCAACCTTGGGTTCTCGTCAAGGGCAACGAATCAGAAAG ATCACGTGCAGGTACAGTCATAGGGATCACAGCCAACCTTTCCTGGCTGCTGTCTGTTCTCGTTCATCCCTTCATGCCCGGGGTCAGTGAAGAGATTCAACGCCAGTTACAG GTCACCGACGAAGGCAATGTGGTGTTAGACAACTTTATTCCTTATCTGGAGACTGGTCACAAGATTGGAACG CCCAAACCACTCTTCCACAAGATCGATGCCTCCGTCGCGGATCAGTTCCGCGCAAAATACGGTGGGAACAAACAGAAGCAACCAGCTTCACACAACAAACCAAAAGACGCTACTAAGGGAAAAGAGGAGGGGAAAAAGTAG